From Bacillus alveayuensis, the proteins below share one genomic window:
- a CDS encoding PhnB protein (product_source=KO:K04750; cath_funfam=3.10.180.10; cog=COG2764; ko=KO:K04750; pfam=PF00903; superfamily=54593), with protein MVGVEIDMVVTDSLKALELYEKIFDIERVEVTDFPKGENEVIFTLYGVRFHMLDENPKFGLKAPNPDEPKTIWFNILVPDIKETFSKVTSAGCTEVQPVTEMPDYGVSNAIFIDPFGYQWMLHQIHKEVSFEERTRLWEEKRDN; from the coding sequence ATGGTTGGAGTAGAAATTGATATGGTTGTTACAGACAGCTTGAAAGCATTGGAATTATACGAAAAAATATTCGATATCGAGCGTGTTGAGGTTACAGATTTTCCTAAAGGTGAAAATGAAGTCATTTTTACCCTATACGGAGTACGCTTTCACATGTTGGATGAAAACCCAAAATTCGGGTTGAAAGCCCCAAACCCGGATGAACCTAAAACGATTTGGTTTAACATCCTTGTTCCTGACATCAAGGAAACATTTTCAAAGGTGACCAGTGCGGGCTGTACTGAGGTGCAACCGGTGACTGAAATGCCTGATTACGGAGTGTCAAATGCCATATTTATTGACCCTTTCGGCTATCAATGGATGCTGCATCAAATACACAAAGAAGTGAGTTTTGAAGAACGCACACGACTTTGGGAGGAAAAAAGGGATAATTAA